A genomic window from Gemmatimonadaceae bacterium includes:
- a CDS encoding DUF1697 domain-containing protein, with amino-acid sequence MALVTLLRGVNVGGHQTFRPTRLAHELRRFDVVNVGAAGTFVVRQPGSRRDFRAALVKQLPITTQIVMCEGRDLLRLESSNPFGETPADPGVTRFVSFLSKRGGASPTLPLSLPPGENWLVRVVASTDRFVFGEYRRHMKTIGHLGQLDKLFGAPMTTRNWNTIRAIQRVLRDT; translated from the coding sequence ATGGCACTTGTCACGCTGCTCCGCGGTGTCAATGTCGGCGGCCATCAAACCTTCCGCCCCACGCGTCTTGCGCACGAGCTTCGCCGATTCGACGTGGTGAATGTCGGCGCAGCTGGAACATTCGTCGTGCGTCAGCCCGGGTCTCGCCGCGATTTCCGTGCGGCGCTCGTCAAGCAGCTTCCCATCACGACCCAAATCGTCATGTGTGAGGGCCGCGACCTCCTTCGTCTCGAGAGCTCGAATCCGTTCGGAGAGACGCCCGCGGACCCGGGTGTCACGCGGTTCGTGAGTTTTCTCTCGAAACGGGGCGGCGCGAGCCCAACCCTTCCCCTCTCACTCCCGCCTGGAGAGAATTGGTTGGTGCGCGTCGTCGCGTCGACGGACCGGTTTGTCTTCGGGGAGTATCGCCGGCACATGAAGACGATCGGGCATCTCGGGCAGCTCGATAAACTTTTCGGTGCGCCAATGACTACGCGAAACTGGAATACGATTCGTGCGATCCAGCGCGTGTTGCGGGACACGTGA
- a CDS encoding RtcB family protein yields MREVAGSHEHHTLLKKARQQLGTVGSGNHYVDVFADETGALWGERVRETEVLLDLSKPLGDAYWRLMELVGAYAYTGREWVARQVVSILGGREMELVHNHHNFAWKERHDDRDLVVVRKGATPAFPDQRGFVGGSMGDDAVIIEGARDGDESLQRASLYSRVHGAGRVMSRTEARGKVRGWGKNARIIAAQGDTIRVLHTLRPIIVVMAGENEVDPYRD; encoded by the coding sequence TTGCGCGAGGTCGCCGGGAGCCACGAGCACCATACGTTGTTGAAGAAGGCGCGCCAGCAGCTTGGGACCGTGGGGTCGGGCAATCACTACGTCGACGTGTTCGCGGATGAAACGGGCGCGCTCTGGGGCGAGCGTGTGCGCGAAACCGAAGTGCTGCTCGATCTCTCGAAACCGCTTGGCGACGCGTACTGGCGTTTGATGGAGCTGGTGGGCGCATACGCATATACGGGCCGCGAGTGGGTCGCGCGTCAGGTCGTTAGCATTCTTGGCGGACGCGAGATGGAGCTGGTTCACAACCATCACAACTTCGCGTGGAAGGAGCGTCATGACGATCGCGATCTCGTCGTGGTGCGAAAGGGCGCGACGCCGGCGTTTCCGGATCAGCGAGGCTTCGTCGGCGGATCGATGGGCGACGACGCCGTGATCATCGAGGGTGCGCGTGATGGCGACGAGTCGCTGCAGCGCGCATCGTTGTACTCGAGGGTGCATGGGGCGGGCCGAGTGATGTCGCGTACCGAAGCGCGTGGGAAAGTGCGTGGGTGGGGAAAGAACGCGCGCATCATTGCGGCGCAGGGTGATACCATCCGCGTGCTGCACACGCTGCGTCCGATCATCGTGGTGATGGCGGGCGAGAACGAAGTGGATCCATATAGGGATTAG
- a CDS encoding pyridoxamine 5'-phosphate oxidase family protein codes for MKADDLLRFMRTQRLAVEASCTPDGGPQAALVGIAVTDAFEIVFDTLDSTRKARNLRASPRTAFVLGGWSGADERTVQFEGIADEPHGAELERIKASYFAAWPDGPTRESWPGITYFRVRPRWIRFTDFTGASPDVTEFTADELAASPHSR; via the coding sequence GTGAAGGCCGACGACTTGCTGCGCTTCATGCGCACCCAACGCCTGGCCGTCGAGGCATCGTGTACGCCGGACGGCGGACCGCAGGCGGCGTTGGTTGGAATTGCCGTGACCGATGCGTTCGAGATCGTCTTCGACACGCTGGACAGCACGCGCAAGGCGCGAAATCTTCGAGCATCGCCCCGCACGGCGTTCGTGCTCGGCGGGTGGAGCGGCGCCGACGAGCGCACCGTTCAGTTCGAGGGAATCGCCGACGAGCCGCACGGAGCGGAGCTCGAGCGGATCAAAGCATCGTACTTCGCCGCGTGGCCCGACGGTCCAACGCGCGAATCGTGGCCGGGCATCACCTATTTTCGCGTTCGGCCGAGGTGGATTCGATTCACCGACTTTACCGGTGCGTCGCCGGACGTTACGGAATTCACGGCAGACGAGCTCGCGGCATCCCCTCACTCTCGATGA
- a CDS encoding dienelactone hydrolase family protein, with translation MSGARLAGLSSIAFAILFILEPREARAQAAFAPPETVVVNSGGLRLKALLWRPSGPGPFPAVVFNHGEAPQAMTAAQAETVIRSALGPAFQRHGYLLLAPFRRGEGLSRGEGTSIQEAVAKRAAAATDSGTLHDSLLATEQLDDVRAAIAYVRTRPDVNRDRVSVAGHSQGGVLAILAGARDSTLYSVLDFAGAERGWNFPSIRRLLTDAVGRLNVPLLMVHAANGNPQPGIAMHEALKARGRPSRLLVYPPFGSTFEEAHRFVLLAIPKWETDVFAFLEHRS, from the coding sequence GTGAGCGGCGCGCGTCTAGCGGGACTGTCGAGCATCGCGTTTGCGATACTGTTCATCCTCGAGCCGCGCGAGGCTCGCGCGCAAGCGGCATTTGCGCCACCTGAGACGGTCGTCGTGAACAGCGGCGGCCTCCGTCTCAAGGCGCTACTCTGGCGCCCGAGCGGCCCCGGTCCGTTTCCCGCGGTCGTGTTCAATCACGGCGAGGCGCCGCAGGCCATGACCGCCGCGCAAGCCGAGACCGTCATCCGGTCCGCGTTGGGTCCCGCGTTTCAACGGCACGGTTACCTGTTGCTCGCGCCCTTTCGGCGCGGCGAAGGATTGTCGCGCGGTGAAGGTACGTCCATCCAGGAAGCTGTCGCGAAACGCGCGGCGGCCGCGACGGACTCGGGCACCCTGCACGATTCCTTGCTCGCGACCGAGCAGCTCGATGACGTGCGCGCCGCGATCGCATATGTCAGAACCCGCCCCGATGTGAATCGCGATCGCGTCAGCGTCGCCGGGCATTCACAAGGTGGCGTGCTCGCGATTCTGGCGGGCGCCCGCGACAGCACGCTCTACAGCGTTCTCGATTTCGCAGGTGCCGAGCGAGGCTGGAATTTCCCGTCGATTCGCCGCTTGCTCACGGACGCCGTCGGGCGGCTGAACGTCCCGCTGCTGATGGTGCACGCCGCGAACGGCAATCCACAGCCCGGCATCGCAATGCACGAAGCGTTGAAGGCGCGCGGAAGACCGAGCCGCCTTCTGGTGTATCCGCCGTTCGGCAGTACGTTCGAGGAAGCACACCGGTTCGTGCTCCTTGCCATCCCGAAATGGGAGACCGATGTGTTCGCGTTCCTGGAGCATCGATCGTGA
- a CDS encoding GNAT family N-acetyltransferase, with the protein MGITVRRFAAHEWPLYRELRLRALADSPDAFGSTHARESARADAEWEDRLRVGVAAETEMPVVALVDEMPVGLAWGRQDEHDVSVAHVFQVWVAPEARGKGAGSLLLNAVIAWAKGLGVRTVRLGVTASHPAAFRLYKHAGFVEDGNAEPLRPGSSILCQPMQLAL; encoded by the coding sequence GTGGGCATTACAGTCCGACGCTTTGCCGCTCACGAATGGCCGTTGTATCGCGAGCTCCGGTTGCGTGCCCTGGCCGACTCGCCCGACGCGTTCGGCAGCACGCACGCGCGTGAGTCGGCTCGCGCTGACGCGGAGTGGGAAGATCGACTCCGCGTTGGCGTAGCTGCCGAGACGGAGATGCCTGTTGTCGCACTCGTCGATGAGATGCCGGTTGGTCTGGCGTGGGGCCGGCAGGATGAGCATGATGTATCCGTCGCGCACGTGTTTCAGGTGTGGGTCGCGCCGGAAGCTCGTGGCAAGGGCGCCGGAAGTCTCCTGCTGAATGCCGTCATCGCGTGGGCGAAGGGACTCGGGGTACGCACCGTGCGGCTCGGGGTGACGGCGAGTCACCCCGCGGCGTTTCGGTTGTACAAGCATGCCGGCTTCGTCGAGGATGGAAACGCGGAACCGCTTCGCCCGGGATCGTCGATTCTGTGTCAGCCGATGCAACTTGCGCTTTGA
- a CDS encoding FkbM family methyltransferase, translated as MQKVVLPNHQAVWAPNAVEAAVVYREVVAESTYLSHGIALEPNAVVFDVGANVGLFAIHLPRVVPGVRVHAFEPIPELFEALQRNAAEHAPSVRVYNVGVAAHEGDAVFEVDRFMTISASMHPRVFDRRPGVSGATWLAAALDDASAVTPSRTLTALSAGLASRVWRPFVLIAMAPFLALLGLRRRIYLRRPRCKLITLSQALATSGESHIDLLKIDVEGAEEDVLAGIGGADWPRINQLVIEVHDVDGRFDRMSRLLESHGFHVTRAREDWKLHELLQISTLYATRPAAA; from the coding sequence ATGCAGAAAGTAGTATTACCGAATCATCAAGCCGTGTGGGCGCCGAACGCCGTCGAGGCCGCCGTCGTCTACCGCGAGGTTGTCGCCGAGTCGACCTACCTGTCGCACGGGATCGCTCTCGAGCCGAACGCGGTCGTGTTCGACGTCGGCGCCAACGTCGGCCTCTTTGCCATTCACCTGCCGCGTGTCGTGCCGGGCGTTCGCGTGCACGCCTTCGAACCGATTCCGGAACTCTTCGAGGCGCTCCAGCGCAATGCGGCCGAACACGCGCCTTCAGTCCGTGTCTACAACGTCGGCGTGGCGGCTCACGAAGGTGACGCGGTCTTCGAGGTCGATCGATTCATGACGATTTCGGCCTCCATGCACCCACGCGTGTTCGACCGCCGGCCCGGCGTGTCGGGCGCGACCTGGCTCGCCGCCGCGCTGGATGATGCGTCCGCCGTGACGCCGAGCAGGACGTTGACCGCCTTGTCCGCGGGACTCGCCTCGCGCGTCTGGCGTCCATTCGTCCTGATCGCGATGGCGCCATTCCTCGCGCTGCTCGGTCTCCGCCGCCGAATCTATCTTCGCCGCCCGCGCTGCAAGTTGATCACGCTCTCACAGGCACTCGCGACCAGCGGCGAGTCGCATATCGATCTTCTCAAGATCGACGTCGAGGGTGCCGAGGAGGACGTGCTCGCCGGAATCGGCGGCGCGGATTGGCCGCGCATCAATCAGCTCGTGATCGAGGTCCACGACGTCGACGGCCGGTTCGATCGAATGTCGCGTTTGCTCGAATCACACGGCTTCCACGTTACTCGCGCCCGCGAAGACTGGAAGCTCCACGAGCTGCTGCAAATCTCTACGCTCTACGCGACTCGGCCAGCCGCTGCGTGA
- a CDS encoding DUF3303 family protein, with amino-acid sequence MLFMIIEHFHDGDPRPVYARFRERGRLAPEGLRYVNSWVTSDLTRCYQVMECDDRSLLDQWIAAWDDIVQFEVHPVITSAEAAARA; translated from the coding sequence ATGCTCTTCATGATCATCGAGCACTTCCACGACGGCGACCCACGCCCCGTCTACGCGCGGTTCCGCGAGCGCGGCCGGCTCGCGCCCGAGGGCCTTCGCTACGTCAACAGCTGGGTCACGAGCGATTTGACGCGCTGCTACCAAGTCATGGAATGTGACGATCGCTCGCTGCTCGACCAATGGATCGCGGCGTGGGATGATATTGTTCAGTTCGAGGTTCACCCTGTCATCACGTCGGCCGAGGCCGCGGCGAGGGCATGA
- a CDS encoding enhanced serine sensitivity protein SseB C-terminal domain-containing protein, which yields MGLLDEWSRRALQRREGKVEFLGEQSGSVEDTFKRDLIFEFATRPDIRRAYLARAGFESLSEPSIALCIVSARPDDRSLVVRVGEIAKRRFAKDVALDILFLTPEQDVDIKRVCSPFYRGPA from the coding sequence ATGGGATTACTCGATGAATGGAGCCGGCGCGCACTCCAGCGCCGCGAGGGGAAGGTCGAGTTCCTCGGCGAACAGAGCGGGTCGGTCGAGGATACGTTCAAGCGCGATCTGATTTTCGAGTTCGCGACACGGCCGGATATTCGCCGCGCTTACCTCGCGCGCGCCGGCTTCGAGTCGCTGAGCGAACCGTCGATTGCGCTGTGCATCGTGTCGGCTCGCCCCGACGATCGATCGCTGGTCGTACGGGTGGGCGAGATCGCCAAGCGTCGCTTCGCGAAAGACGTCGCGCTGGACATTCTGTTCCTGACTCCGGAGCAGGACGTGGACATCAAGCGCGTGTGTTCGCCGTTTTACCGCGGCCCGGCGTAG
- a CDS encoding glycosyltransferase, which yields MPYALFAAIPLIGHLNPLIRQAEELGRRGWRVAIAAHSERRAHVALESPALEFVDLGPLGAIAAELRRTEEAASRDPNFVRGTLRIVRGLGAVWPSMYDGLLASISSDRPDIVIADLFSSAAMCAAERAGVPFAVNNPDLLASLPVTLLPPADQVPFLFSGKSIRDVGRGQRMTGPIIRRIAALATTLTVGRDLNAYRASRGLTRTTPDALLRDHLILVDGAFGLEYERPLPRDVHMVGPMMPDVIPALPDDLARWLADGPPVVYVNLGTMAVATDAQLAAMLDALTSDRFRALWILAAPQQARLARARSASVRVESWGPAPAAVLRHENVRVFVSHCGINSVHESIVAGTPIVGIPMFADQRDMAIRVADAGVGVWIDKRKLERDALRSSIVRVMDDASFAAAIPKIQAAFARAGGVRRAADLITQRLAESRRA from the coding sequence TTGCCGTACGCTCTCTTCGCCGCCATTCCACTCATCGGCCACCTGAACCCACTGATCAGGCAGGCCGAGGAGCTCGGAAGGCGCGGGTGGCGCGTCGCGATCGCCGCGCACAGCGAGCGGCGCGCGCATGTCGCATTGGAAAGTCCGGCTTTAGAGTTCGTTGATCTCGGGCCGCTCGGTGCAATTGCCGCGGAGCTGCGCCGCACCGAAGAGGCGGCGTCGCGCGATCCCAATTTCGTCCGCGGCACCCTGCGCATCGTACGTGGACTCGGCGCCGTGTGGCCGTCGATGTATGACGGGCTGCTCGCATCGATATCGAGCGATCGTCCCGACATCGTGATCGCGGACCTGTTCTCATCCGCCGCCATGTGTGCCGCCGAGAGGGCGGGCGTTCCGTTCGCGGTGAACAATCCCGACTTGCTGGCGTCGCTGCCGGTGACGTTGCTGCCGCCGGCGGACCAGGTGCCATTCCTGTTCTCCGGCAAATCCATTCGCGACGTCGGTCGCGGCCAGCGAATGACCGGGCCAATCATCCGTCGCATAGCCGCCCTGGCGACGACGCTGACGGTGGGACGCGACCTCAACGCGTACCGTGCATCGCGTGGTCTGACCCGAACGACGCCTGACGCGTTACTGCGCGATCATCTGATTCTCGTCGACGGCGCGTTTGGATTGGAGTACGAGCGCCCGTTGCCGCGCGACGTGCACATGGTCGGGCCGATGATGCCGGACGTCATACCGGCGCTGCCGGATGATCTCGCGCGGTGGTTGGCCGATGGCCCGCCGGTGGTTTATGTGAATCTTGGCACAATGGCTGTGGCGACCGACGCGCAGCTCGCCGCGATGCTCGACGCGCTTACGAGCGACCGCTTCCGCGCGTTGTGGATTCTCGCGGCGCCGCAGCAGGCGCGATTGGCGCGCGCACGTTCGGCGTCGGTCCGCGTCGAGTCATGGGGACCGGCGCCGGCCGCGGTGCTGCGCCATGAGAATGTGCGCGTGTTCGTGTCGCATTGCGGGATCAACAGCGTGCACGAGTCGATCGTCGCGGGCACCCCAATCGTCGGCATTCCGATGTTCGCCGATCAGCGCGACATGGCGATTCGTGTTGCCGACGCCGGCGTCGGCGTCTGGATCGACAAGCGAAAGCTCGAGCGCGACGCGCTGCGCTCGTCGATCGTTCGCGTGATGGACGACGCGTCATTCGCCGCGGCGATTCCGAAGATTCAGGCGGCGTTCGCGCGGGCGGGCGGAGTGCGGCGCGCCGCGGATCTCATCACGCAGCGGCTGGCCGAGTCGCGTAGAGCGTAG
- a CDS encoding DinB family protein: MPNDLLKKMVDQNRMTSAYSFDRITDDNASTRLTPSAASIGFIFRHIAETINLFCQFLGVPTDVQNTTIGRTDEGQGTDIQQSRRLVEEGFAKLYTLVETRPDDYWGGDIETPFFGTIPRIRLFAHTLFHNSHHAGQIALTLSRGSKPESGDPKQ; the protein is encoded by the coding sequence ATGCCGAACGACCTCCTCAAGAAGATGGTTGATCAAAACCGGATGACGAGCGCGTACTCGTTCGACCGGATCACCGACGACAATGCCTCCACGAGATTGACGCCGAGCGCCGCATCGATCGGATTCATCTTTCGGCACATCGCCGAAACGATCAACCTGTTTTGCCAGTTCCTCGGCGTCCCGACGGATGTTCAAAACACGACGATCGGCCGGACGGATGAAGGGCAGGGCACGGACATTCAACAGAGCCGCCGGCTCGTCGAGGAAGGGTTTGCAAAACTCTATACACTCGTCGAGACACGCCCCGATGACTATTGGGGCGGCGACATCGAGACGCCATTTTTCGGGACCATTCCGCGAATTCGACTGTTCGCGCATACGCTCTTTCACAACTCGCATCACGCGGGGCAGATCGCGTTGACCTTGTCGCGAGGAAGTAAACCGGAGTCGGGAGACCCCAAACAGTGA
- a CDS encoding polyprenyl synthetase family protein: protein MPGTHSVVGREPSRFTPSVDAVPIAEFVSFDWPAPGPIDLTTHDLPHASSTMEWWYVNTHLSSAGTGQRVALFASFFRVDVSESGASERTFGHFLTWALIDVDGQRFFPHTALDPRSPAMAVAEIDGTESSRDDLLRRALREVVARGTVPLPDRLLASDARVNVTRLDLDYDGNRFVCDDDGSYVLELRSGDGREGCRLRVTLEKGVVRHGDDGVVRGVDDERMFYYFSPRCRVDGAVLLDGAWIDDMRGSGWYDHEFGEKQTISVGGESALSENAKKATVGWNWLAVQLDNGYEISAYDLFDREDHSVSRGRWVIVVDPSGERRSYADFALDAHGSWTSTKTFNEYPTSYSLRVPEAGLSLEAQVVMPNQEVITIISAPAFWEGAVSIAGTMGGAPVSGVGFVERSGASVVDTTDAFFASVGRETRRAIDALLPDPLPASRALDLIGSHARPHFLDGVDLEQFSRTVVRPIREIILRGGKAWRSYGALACMDLVGGDSQPFAHWLALPELLHVGSLIIDDVQDASDVRRGGPSLHKLYGDALAINAGCASYFLAQLPIGASNLPAERRVSVYESYFESIRSAHAGQALDIDGLAALLPNVVESGEGALLERRVLAIHRLKSAAPAGALARTSAFIGGGTEEQADAVGWLFESYGVAFQIIDDVLNLRGFDENRKTKGEDIAAGKITAPVAKAMGRLPRDERRRLADILAARSTDKRVIREAVRLIDECGALDACESDARELIESAWQRLDPVVPDSQSKVRLRAFGWFVLERHY from the coding sequence ATGCCGGGTACACATTCCGTAGTTGGACGAGAGCCGTCGCGCTTCACTCCCTCCGTCGACGCCGTCCCGATCGCTGAATTCGTCTCGTTCGATTGGCCGGCGCCCGGTCCAATAGATCTGACGACGCACGACCTGCCACACGCATCGTCGACGATGGAGTGGTGGTACGTCAACACGCATCTGTCGTCGGCCGGGACGGGTCAGCGCGTCGCGCTGTTCGCTTCGTTCTTTCGCGTCGACGTCAGTGAGAGTGGCGCGAGCGAGCGCACGTTCGGGCACTTCCTCACCTGGGCATTGATCGACGTCGACGGCCAGCGGTTCTTCCCGCACACGGCCCTCGACCCGCGGTCGCCCGCGATGGCGGTCGCCGAGATCGACGGCACCGAAAGCTCGCGCGACGATCTCCTGCGCCGTGCGTTGCGCGAGGTCGTGGCACGCGGAACGGTGCCGCTGCCCGATCGCCTGCTCGCGTCGGATGCCCGGGTGAATGTCACGCGCCTGGACCTCGACTACGACGGCAATCGCTTCGTGTGCGATGATGACGGCTCGTACGTGCTCGAGTTGCGAAGCGGCGACGGCCGCGAAGGATGCCGGCTGCGCGTGACGCTCGAGAAGGGCGTCGTCCGACACGGCGACGACGGTGTCGTTCGCGGCGTGGACGACGAGCGGATGTTCTACTACTTCTCGCCGCGCTGCCGCGTCGACGGCGCCGTGCTGCTCGACGGCGCGTGGATCGACGACATGCGCGGGTCGGGCTGGTACGATCACGAGTTCGGCGAGAAGCAGACGATCAGCGTCGGCGGCGAATCCGCGCTATCAGAGAACGCTAAAAAGGCGACCGTCGGCTGGAACTGGCTCGCGGTGCAGCTCGACAACGGCTATGAGATCAGCGCCTACGACCTGTTCGATCGCGAGGATCATTCCGTGTCGCGCGGACGTTGGGTGATCGTCGTCGATCCGTCCGGCGAGCGCCGCTCGTACGCCGACTTCGCGCTCGACGCGCACGGGTCGTGGACGAGCACCAAGACGTTCAACGAGTATCCGACGTCGTATTCGCTGCGCGTTCCCGAAGCGGGCCTGTCGCTCGAAGCGCAGGTCGTCATGCCCAATCAGGAAGTCATCACGATCATCTCGGCGCCCGCCTTCTGGGAAGGCGCCGTCTCGATCGCGGGCACGATGGGCGGCGCGCCGGTGAGTGGCGTGGGGTTCGTCGAGCGCAGCGGCGCGAGCGTCGTCGACACCACCGACGCCTTCTTCGCGTCGGTCGGCCGGGAGACGCGGCGCGCGATCGACGCGCTGCTGCCGGATCCACTCCCCGCGTCCCGCGCGCTCGATCTCATCGGCAGCCACGCGCGCCCGCATTTCCTCGACGGTGTCGATCTCGAGCAGTTTTCGCGCACCGTCGTCCGGCCAATCCGTGAGATCATCCTTCGCGGCGGCAAGGCGTGGCGGTCGTACGGCGCGCTCGCCTGCATGGATCTCGTCGGCGGCGACTCCCAGCCGTTCGCCCACTGGCTGGCGCTTCCGGAATTGCTCCACGTCGGATCGCTGATCATCGACGACGTGCAGGACGCATCCGACGTGCGGCGCGGCGGGCCATCGCTCCACAAGCTCTACGGCGATGCGCTGGCGATCAACGCCGGCTGCGCGAGCTATTTTCTCGCCCAGCTGCCGATTGGCGCCTCCAATCTTCCCGCGGAACGTCGTGTTAGCGTTTATGAATCATACTTCGAGTCCATCCGCTCGGCGCATGCCGGCCAGGCGCTCGACATCGACGGACTCGCCGCGCTGTTGCCGAACGTCGTCGAGAGCGGAGAGGGGGCGCTCCTCGAGCGCCGGGTGCTCGCGATCCACCGGCTGAAGTCGGCCGCGCCGGCCGGCGCGCTCGCGAGAACGTCGGCGTTCATCGGCGGCGGCACGGAAGAGCAGGCCGACGCCGTCGGCTGGCTGTTCGAGTCGTACGGAGTGGCGTTCCAGATCATCGACGATGTGCTCAACCTGCGCGGCTTCGATGAGAATCGAAAAACCAAAGGCGAGGACATCGCGGCCGGCAAGATCACGGCGCCGGTCGCCAAGGCGATGGGCCGCTTGCCGCGCGACGAGCGCCGCCGGCTCGCCGACATCCTCGCCGCGCGTTCGACCGACAAGCGCGTGATTCGCGAAGCCGTCCGCCTGATCGACGAATGCGGCGCGCTCGACGCCTGCGAGAGCGATGCGCGCGAGCTCATCGAATCGGCCTGGCAACGCCTCGACCCGGTCGTGCCGGACTCGCAAAGCAAGGTCCGCTTGCGGGCGTTCGGCTGGTTCGTCCTCGAGCGCCACTACTGA
- a CDS encoding alpha/beta hydrolase, with product MMKMLLCSVALTLACAASMPAQDLTCRGVAYDVPGLNDGVISLDMRRRDGEWKPIHGRIGDAGSLHPTSTVTRHDSLIVVFDELHATFAGPLTGNQNVIRGAWTKGGTRMPLNVRCRADAPVLDTTHHTVRYVAVEKGVQLEVLDWGGTGRPVVLLHGLNATAHVFDEFAPVLAKEYHVYGITRRGSGRSSMPDSGYSFNRKGDDVVAVLDSLHLAQPVLVGHSAGGGPLSSVGSRYPKRVAGLVYLDAAYPNAWIDTSRLKLDSGLTADDLPKCPCSPIEQAESEPTVKHFDLPLPVLAIYAMQPDWETRTFDSRAPDWTPAAQSREFERGVPTARVVRIPNATHEVYRSNQAHVLEEMRKFIRSLPPVKP from the coding sequence ATGATGAAGATGCTCCTGTGCTCGGTCGCGCTCACCCTCGCCTGCGCCGCGTCAATGCCAGCGCAGGATCTGACCTGTCGCGGAGTCGCGTACGACGTGCCGGGCTTGAACGACGGTGTGATCAGCCTGGACATGCGTCGCCGGGACGGCGAATGGAAACCGATTCACGGACGCATCGGCGATGCGGGCTCCCTGCATCCAACGTCGACCGTCACCCGGCACGACTCGCTGATCGTGGTCTTCGACGAGCTGCACGCCACGTTCGCCGGGCCGCTGACTGGGAACCAAAACGTGATCCGCGGCGCATGGACGAAGGGCGGAACGCGTATGCCGCTGAATGTTCGGTGTCGAGCCGATGCGCCGGTTCTCGACACGACGCATCACACGGTTCGCTATGTGGCTGTCGAGAAGGGTGTGCAGCTCGAAGTGCTCGACTGGGGAGGCACCGGACGACCGGTCGTGCTGCTTCATGGTTTGAATGCCACCGCGCACGTGTTCGACGAGTTCGCGCCGGTGCTCGCGAAGGAGTATCACGTTTATGGCATCACGCGCCGAGGTTCCGGCCGATCGAGCATGCCGGACAGCGGCTACTCGTTCAATCGCAAAGGTGATGACGTGGTGGCGGTACTCGACTCGCTGCACCTCGCCCAGCCGGTGCTGGTCGGCCATTCCGCTGGCGGCGGGCCATTGAGCTCGGTCGGATCTCGCTATCCCAAACGCGTCGCAGGATTGGTGTATCTCGACGCGGCGTATCCGAACGCGTGGATCGACACGTCGCGGCTGAAGCTCGATTCCGGTTTGACGGCCGATGATCTCCCGAAGTGTCCATGCTCCCCCATCGAGCAAGCCGAGTCGGAGCCGACGGTCAAACACTTCGACCTGCCGCTGCCGGTGCTCGCGATCTACGCGATGCAGCCGGACTGGGAGACGAGAACGTTCGATAGCCGGGCACCCGACTGGACGCCCGCGGCGCAATCGCGAGAGTTCGAGCGCGGCGTGCCGACGGCGCGCGTCGTGCGCATTCCCAACGCGACGCACGAGGTCTATCGATCGAATCAGGCGCACGTGCTGGAGGAGATGCGAAAATTCATTCGGTCGCTGCCGCCGGTGAAACCATAA
- a CDS encoding ankyrin repeat domain-containing protein encodes MTASQFQTLFRAIAAGDITHIHRLLAADPRLVAEPTPTGASRAEPAAFYLERIEHYVYAGDTALHLAAAAYQTSLACDLLKRGARVDAKNRRGAEPLHYACDGNPGSKRWNPDAQAATIECLLSAGANPNAVDRGGVAPLHRAVRTRCAAAVRILLEHGANVRQSTGRGSTPMDLALRTTGRGGSGSSEARAQQAEIVRLLAGN; translated from the coding sequence ATGACGGCATCACAGTTTCAAACGCTATTTCGCGCGATCGCGGCCGGCGACATCACGCATATCCACCGCCTGCTCGCCGCGGACCCTCGCCTCGTCGCGGAGCCAACGCCAACCGGCGCGTCACGAGCGGAGCCGGCTGCGTTCTATCTCGAGCGCATCGAGCATTACGTCTACGCCGGCGACACGGCGCTTCATCTTGCCGCCGCGGCGTATCAAACGAGTCTTGCGTGCGATCTCCTGAAACGCGGAGCGCGGGTTGACGCAAAGAATCGGCGAGGGGCTGAGCCGCTTCACTATGCTTGCGACGGCAATCCGGGATCGAAGCGCTGGAATCCGGACGCCCAGGCAGCGACCATCGAGTGCTTGCTGTCGGCCGGCGCGAATCCAAACGCCGTCGACCGCGGCGGCGTTGCGCCGTTGCATCGCGCCGTGCGTACGCGTTGCGCCGCGGCGGTGCGCATACTTCTCGAGCACGGAGCGAACGTCCGGCAATCGACCGGGCGCGGATCGACCCCGATGGATCTGGCTCTTCGGACGACCGGACGGGGCGGCAGCGGCAGTAGTGAAGCGCGCGCACAGCAGGCGGAGATCGTTCGACTTCTCGCCGGAAACTGA